In Prunus dulcis chromosome 1, ALMONDv2, whole genome shotgun sequence, the following are encoded in one genomic region:
- the LOC117615732 gene encoding protein DMP2-like, translated as MGGSTSTSSNTVSLLTTKKKTVKDKTFTAAGNLIKVLPTGTVFLFQFLNPVLSNTGHCATVNKFLSAILIAISGFSCCFASFTDSYKGSDGKTHYGVATAKGLWPSTNSNSVALSAYKLRFGDFVHAFFSLIVFAVVSLLDTNSVRCFYPGFESSEKVLLQVLPPVIGVIACTVFCVFPNNRHGIGYPSSSSDSSQDSDKS; from the coding sequence ATGGGGGGTTCTACTAGCACTTCCTCCAATACAGTGTCATTGTtaacaaccaaaaagaaaactgtCAAAGACAAAACATTCACAGCAGCAGGCAACCTCATCAAGGTCCTCCCAACCGGCACCGTCTTCTTGTTCCAGTTCCTCAACCCTGTCTTGTCCAACACTGGCCACTGCGCCACCGTCAACAAATTCCTAAGCGCCATTCTCATCGCCATTTCAGGTTTCTCTTGCTGTTTTGCTTCCTTCACTGATAGTTACAAGGGCAGTGATGGAAAAACCCACTATGGGGTTGCAACAGCTAAGGGTCTTTGGCCCTCAACAAATTCTAACTCCGTGGCCTTGTCTGCTTACAAGCTTAGGTTTGGCGACTTTGTGCATGCCTTCTTTTCCTTGATTGTGTTTGCAGTTGTATCACTTTTGGACACCAACAGTGTCAGGTGCTTCTATCCAGGGTTTGAGTCCAGTGAGAAGGTTTTGCTGCAGGTGTTGCCTCCTGTCATCGGTGTAATTGCCTGTACTGTTTTCTGCGTGTTCCCTAATAATCGCCATGGAATCGGATACCCCTCCTCAAGTTCTGATTCTTCACAAGACTCAGACAAATCCTGA